The Leptolyngbyaceae cyanobacterium genome window below encodes:
- the pap gene encoding polyphosphate:AMP phosphotransferase produces MLNTLDLDLCLDKESYKSQLELLMRQLRSLQKACWDKKLSMIVVLEGWAAAGKGSIVKKMVAYMDPRGFAVHPIWPPSEEEQKYPFLWRFWQKLPARGSIGFFYHSWYTHVLEDRLFERVNEAQVPMVMQHINAFERQMVDDGTAIAKFWIHLSQKELKQRLKKYAADPLESWRVRPEDWQQQKNYKTYVSLAEEMLIHTSTGSAPWTLVEGNCQRWAEVKVLTQLSATLTEALDRLHFRPVLPILPAQETLHPGEPDFLAQVDVNLSLSRLEYKQQLRQEQVELRKLQLSIHKDRIPVLILFEGWDAAGKGGAIKRLTDTLDPRSYKVNAFAAPTDEEKARHYLWRFWRRLPMAGTIGIFDRSWYGRVLVERVEGFATETEWRRAYQEINEFEAQLASDGYVVVKFWLHISSEKQLERFTQRQNDPFRQYKLTDEDWRNREKWHLYEVAVNQMIQRTSTPTAPWSAIAANDKYYARVKVIQTVIEAIRRKLKHR; encoded by the coding sequence ATGCTAAATACCCTAGATTTAGATCTTTGTCTGGATAAAGAAAGTTACAAATCGCAATTAGAATTGCTGATGCGCCAGCTGCGATCGCTCCAAAAAGCCTGCTGGGACAAAAAATTGTCGATGATTGTCGTGCTGGAAGGGTGGGCAGCCGCAGGGAAAGGTAGCATAGTCAAGAAAATGGTGGCCTACATGGACCCTCGTGGATTCGCAGTTCATCCGATTTGGCCTCCCAGTGAAGAAGAACAAAAATATCCTTTTTTATGGCGTTTTTGGCAAAAATTACCAGCCCGTGGTAGTATCGGCTTTTTCTATCACAGTTGGTATACCCATGTATTAGAAGACCGCTTGTTCGAGCGGGTAAACGAAGCACAAGTGCCGATGGTGATGCAGCACATCAATGCTTTCGAGCGGCAAATGGTGGATGATGGCACTGCGATCGCCAAATTTTGGATTCATCTGAGCCAAAAAGAATTAAAGCAACGTCTCAAAAAATATGCCGCTGACCCATTAGAATCTTGGCGGGTGCGTCCAGAAGATTGGCAGCAGCAGAAAAACTACAAAACCTACGTTAGCCTTGCCGAAGAAATGCTGATTCATACCAGCACCGGTTCTGCTCCTTGGACTTTAGTAGAAGGCAACTGTCAGCGCTGGGCAGAAGTGAAAGTACTCACCCAACTATCCGCTACCCTCACGGAAGCGCTCGATCGACTGCATTTTCGCCCCGTGCTGCCCATTCTACCCGCTCAAGAAACTCTCCACCCGGGAGAACCGGATTTCTTAGCTCAGGTGGATGTCAACCTGAGTTTGTCTCGACTGGAATATAAACAACAACTGCGTCAAGAACAGGTAGAATTACGCAAGTTACAGTTGAGCATTCACAAAGATCGAATCCCGGTGTTGATTCTGTTTGAAGGTTGGGATGCTGCTGGTAAAGGGGGAGCGATTAAACGACTGACCGATACTCTCGATCCTCGCAGTTATAAGGTAAATGCGTTTGCTGCACCTACAGATGAGGAAAAAGCACGCCATTACTTGTGGCGTTTTTGGCGACGCTTACCGATGGCGGGTACGATCGGCATTTTCGATCGCAGTTGGTACGGACGAGTCTTAGTAGAACGAGTAGAAGGATTTGCCACCGAAACAGAATGGCGACGCGCTTATCAGGAGATTAACGAATTTGAAGCTCAGTTAGCTAGCGATGGATATGTTGTGGTTAAATTTTGGCTGCATATTAGCTCGGAAAAACAACTCGAACGCTTTACTCAACGACAAAACGATCCGTTTAGACAATACAAACTCACAGACGAAGATTGGCGCAATCGAGAGAAGTGGCATTTATATGAAGTGGCAGTCAATCAAATGATTCAGCGCACCAGTACTCCGACGGCTCCTTGGAGTGCGATCGCCGCCAATGATAAGTACTATGCCCGTGTTAAAGTGATTCAAACCGTTATTGAAGCCATTCGACGCAAACTGAAACATCGATAA
- a CDS encoding thioredoxin family protein — translation MALTPSTMLELGTPAPAFQLPDTVSGKTISLATFAEKKALLVMFICQHCPFVKHVQNELAQLGKDYEAKSVGIVAISANDIANYPNDAPDKLQAMAIELGFTFPFCYDESQETAKAYKAACTPDFFLFDANRQLAYRGQLDDSRPSNGIPVTGKDLRSAIDAILADEPVTEKQKPSIGCNIKWKPGNQPT, via the coding sequence ATGGCATTAACACCTTCCACTATGTTGGAGTTAGGGACACCAGCACCCGCATTTCAGCTACCAGATACGGTATCTGGTAAAACCATATCCCTAGCTACTTTTGCGGAAAAGAAAGCTTTGCTAGTGATGTTCATTTGCCAACATTGCCCTTTCGTGAAGCACGTTCAGAATGAATTGGCGCAACTAGGGAAAGATTACGAAGCCAAAAGTGTTGGTATCGTAGCAATTAGCGCTAACGATATTGCCAACTATCCGAATGATGCACCGGATAAACTACAAGCTATGGCTATTGAGTTGGGTTTTACTTTTCCCTTCTGCTACGATGAAAGCCAAGAAACTGCCAAAGCATACAAAGCTGCTTGTACGCCAGACTTTTTCCTCTTCGATGCTAATCGGCAATTAGCGTATCGGGGTCAGTTAGATGATAGCCGTCCTAGTAATGGAATTCCCGTAACGGGTAAAGATTTGCGTAGCGCGATCGACGCTATTTTAGCAGATGAGCCAGTTACCGAAAAGCAAAAACCTAGTATAGGTTGCAATATCAAGTGGAAGCCGGGAAATCAACCAACCTAG
- a CDS encoding sugar transferase, which produces MVTHQVISTRILPSALSTTLSFPVHQHPSTKSAFKRLLDIAGSIVGLFILAILFVPIAIAIKLDSPGPILYSQYRCGLGGKPFKIRKFRSMVTNADALKSQIKNEAKGLIFKNENDPRVTRVGRFLRKTSLDEIPQFWNVLVGEMSLVGTRPPTFDEVVHYSEHHWRRLHVKPGLTGEWQVNGRSSVKDFEDIVLLDLRYQNLWNPLYDLALIIKTIQVVFTRTGAC; this is translated from the coding sequence ATGGTGACCCATCAAGTTATCTCGACAAGGATTCTTCCTTCCGCATTATCTACAACCCTATCCTTCCCAGTGCATCAACACCCATCTACAAAATCGGCTTTTAAGCGTTTGTTAGATATTGCAGGGAGTATAGTCGGGTTGTTTATTCTGGCAATTTTGTTCGTACCGATCGCGATCGCCATCAAACTGGATAGCCCAGGGCCAATATTATACAGCCAATATCGTTGTGGACTGGGAGGAAAACCCTTTAAGATCCGCAAGTTTCGTTCAATGGTTACCAATGCTGACGCCTTAAAATCACAAATTAAAAATGAAGCGAAAGGGCTGATTTTTAAGAACGAAAACGATCCCCGCGTTACCAGAGTTGGTCGTTTCTTACGCAAAACCAGCTTAGATGAAATCCCTCAATTCTGGAACGTACTAGTAGGAGAAATGAGTTTAGTTGGCACAAGACCACCTACATTTGATGAAGTCGTTCACTACAGCGAGCATCACTGGCGCAGATTGCACGTTAAACCAGGTTTAACCGGTGAATGGCAAGTTAACGGTCGTTCTTCCGTCAAGGATTTTGAAGATATTGTTTTGCTAGACCTGCGTTACCAAAATTTGTGGAACCCCTTATACGATCTCGCTTTAATTATCAAAACCATCCAAGTAGTTTTCACAAGGACTGGCGCTTGCTAA
- a CDS encoding ABC transporter ATP-binding protein — translation MAHSRLQKLGTYLRPHWKQVSLGILSLLIVNALGVFIPLLIRDTINELNITFSFNRILYFVVLIIVLATVMWGFRVLSRVVLFGVGRQVEFDLKQKIFQHLLSLEPSYFSLNTAGDLINRATSDVDNIRRLLGFAVLSLANTVFAYGLTLPVMLSINWWLSLAALAVYPVMLLIVQLFSDKLRTQQLRVQEELSSLSELIQEDMSGISLIKIYAQEENERRAFSHFNEQLLKANVQLAKTRTTLFPLIEGMAFVSLVVLLWLGVGAIARGGITIGGFVALILYVERLVFPTALLGFTITTYQRGEVSIDRIESILTVEPKIKDTDNSIHLPLERVKGEIEARNLTYTYPGAKTPALHNVNFTIKPGETVAIVGPIGCGKSTLANALPHLLNISEGCLFLDEYDITKLRLADLRSAIAYVPQESFLFSTTIKNNIRYGEPLAEQPEVELAAKQAQIHTEILYFPQQYETIVGERGITLSGGQRQRSALSRGLLVDAPVLILDDALSSVDNQTATAILENLSRGTDRKTVLFISHQMSAAATCDRIFVMDKGEIVQTGTHAELVQTPGLYQSLWNQHKLEELLK, via the coding sequence ATGGCTCATTCAAGACTGCAAAAATTAGGCACATACCTGCGACCCCACTGGAAACAAGTATCTTTAGGTATTTTATCTCTGCTGATCGTTAACGCATTGGGAGTTTTTATCCCTTTGCTAATTCGCGATACTATCAACGAATTGAATATTACTTTTAGCTTTAATCGGATTTTGTACTTTGTCGTATTAATCATCGTTTTAGCAACTGTGATGTGGGGATTCAGGGTATTATCCCGCGTCGTATTATTTGGTGTTGGTCGTCAAGTAGAATTTGACCTAAAGCAAAAAATATTCCAACATTTACTTAGCTTAGAACCATCCTATTTTTCCCTAAATACAGCCGGAGATTTAATTAACCGCGCTACTAGTGATGTAGATAATATTCGCCGTTTGTTGGGATTTGCCGTATTGAGTTTGGCAAATACGGTATTCGCTTATGGGTTGACTTTGCCAGTGATGTTATCGATTAATTGGTGGTTGAGTTTAGCAGCGCTGGCAGTCTACCCGGTAATGTTGTTAATCGTTCAATTATTCAGCGATAAGCTACGCACTCAACAATTAAGGGTACAAGAAGAGCTTTCTAGCTTGAGCGAATTAATTCAAGAGGATATGAGTGGAATTTCTTTAATTAAAATTTACGCTCAAGAAGAAAACGAGAGACGTGCTTTTAGTCATTTTAACGAACAATTATTGAAAGCTAACGTTCAATTAGCGAAAACTCGGACTACTCTTTTTCCCCTGATTGAAGGAATGGCTTTTGTTAGTTTAGTAGTATTGTTGTGGCTGGGAGTTGGTGCAATTGCGCGGGGAGGAATTACAATCGGTGGCTTTGTTGCTTTAATTCTTTATGTAGAAAGATTGGTCTTTCCGACGGCTTTGTTAGGATTCACGATTACTACTTATCAACGGGGTGAAGTAAGTATCGATCGCATTGAATCAATTCTCACTGTAGAACCGAAAATTAAAGACACGGATAATTCAATTCATTTACCATTGGAACGGGTAAAAGGAGAGATCGAAGCTCGTAATTTGACTTACACTTATCCCGGTGCAAAAACTCCGGCTCTCCATAATGTAAATTTTACGATTAAACCGGGAGAAACGGTGGCCATTGTAGGGCCAATTGGTTGCGGGAAATCGACTTTGGCGAATGCTTTACCTCATTTATTAAATATTTCAGAGGGCTGTCTGTTTTTGGATGAATATGATATTACTAAGTTGCGGTTAGCAGATTTGCGGAGCGCGATCGCATACGTTCCCCAAGAAAGCTTCCTCTTCAGTACTACCATCAAAAACAACATTCGCTACGGCGAGCCTTTAGCCGAACAGCCTGAAGTAGAGTTAGCAGCCAAACAAGCGCAAATTCATACAGAAATCCTTTATTTTCCGCAACAATACGAAACTATCGTTGGTGAGCGCGGTATTACTCTTTCTGGCGGACAGCGACAACGCTCTGCTCTTTCTCGCGGGTTGCTGGTAGATGCGCCAGTACTCATTTTAGATGATGCGCTTTCCAGCGTAGATAATCAAACCGCTACTGCTATTTTGGAAAATTTGTCAAGGGGAACCGATCGCAAAACCGTGCTGTTTATCTCTCACCAGATGTCGGCGGCGGCAACGTGCGATCGGATCTTCGTGATGGATAAAGGGGAAATCGTCCAAACCGGTACTCATGCAGAATTAGTCCAAACACCCGGTTTATACCAATCTCTTTGGAATCAGCACAAGTTAGAGGAATTACTGAAATAA
- a CDS encoding YdcF family protein, translating to MFLTLTQIMLFVLIAYLGWNAVLKPGAKPADAKPGESKPAGGGKRRPREYVAWLGAFIVFLSILLAFFSPNNPAIAEVWSVLSMPLKPLGLAILLLLFAVGDGIRNGGITKDAERQVRWAFAILLVFSLPLISYLLVQLTESDSLAALQASANRREKVSAIVLLGQATTQLTFLEVNQIHLTDAGDRIIQTAREYKQQLRLGNYPLVIVSAGPRPGLKADPNKTTVAEANDITNILVSLGVARDDIIPEPTGLDIRTSALAVSRLQQKGIIGKRVILITSALNMQRARQTFAQLGIETIPSPASFFTFQAGAIPKIRLTTTQKGACDSVTISFRNVRDVLFSDFVPNVESLLLSTRVINEFWSSVYYFLRGWLANRVEPVPQVTDVKC from the coding sequence ATGTTTTTAACGCTCACTCAAATCATGCTGTTCGTATTGATTGCCTACCTGGGTTGGAATGCAGTTTTGAAACCCGGGGCAAAACCTGCTGATGCCAAACCAGGGGAAAGTAAACCTGCTGGAGGTGGCAAAAGGCGACCCAGAGAATACGTAGCATGGTTGGGTGCTTTTATTGTATTTTTATCAATTTTATTAGCATTTTTCTCACCAAATAATCCTGCGATTGCCGAAGTTTGGAGCGTTTTATCGATGCCGCTCAAGCCACTGGGCTTGGCAATTTTGTTATTGTTATTTGCGGTCGGAGATGGCATCAGAAATGGCGGTATTACAAAAGATGCCGAAAGACAAGTTCGTTGGGCTTTTGCGATATTATTAGTTTTTAGTCTTCCCCTCATATCATATTTATTAGTACAGTTAACCGAGTCTGATTCCCTAGCAGCCCTGCAAGCATCAGCTAACCGTCGTGAAAAAGTTAGCGCAATTGTTTTGTTAGGACAAGCAACTACTCAGTTAACATTTTTAGAAGTAAATCAAATTCACTTGACCGATGCAGGCGATCGCATCATTCAAACTGCCAGAGAATATAAACAACAACTAAGATTAGGAAATTATCCTTTAGTCATTGTCAGCGCTGGGCCAAGACCCGGATTAAAAGCCGACCCCAACAAAACTACCGTTGCCGAAGCAAACGATATTACCAACATACTAGTCAGTTTAGGCGTAGCGCGAGATGATATTATTCCCGAGCCAACAGGACTCGATATTCGCACCAGTGCCTTAGCAGTGAGTCGATTACAGCAAAAAGGCATAATTGGCAAGCGAGTCATTTTAATTACCTCTGCCTTAAATATGCAACGCGCCAGACAAACCTTTGCTCAATTAGGAATTGAAACTATCCCCAGTCCTGCCAGTTTCTTCACATTTCAAGCTGGTGCCATTCCCAAAATTCGCTTGACTACAACCCAAAAAGGAGCTTGTGACTCCGTAACTATTTCCTTCCGCAACGTCCGAGATGTATTATTTTCCGACTTCGTGCCGAACGTGGAATCTTTATTACTCAGCACCCGCGTCATCAACGAATTTTGGTCGTCAGTTTACTATTTCCTCCGGGGTTGGTTAGCTAACCGCGTCGAACCCGTCCCCCAGGTGACTGATGTCAAATGTTAA
- a CDS encoding methionine gamma-lyase family protein has translation MNSLCKLREAEQALFPIFSGIDASVKQNLKRVLAAFRRHRVGAHHFAGVSGYGHDDTGRETLDKVFADVMGAEAAAVRVQFVSGTHAIACALYGVLRPGDEMLSVVGAPYDTLEEVIGLRGHGQGSLIDFGIKYRELPLTGEGTVDWNALPQVIVDNTKLVLIQRSCGYSWRPSLSVADIEKIIYIVKQQNPNTVCFVDNCYGEFIEEKEPTHVGADLIAGSLIKNPGGTVVTAGGYVAGKADLVEAAACRLTAPGIGSAGGATFDQNRLLFQGLFLAPQMVGEAMKGNHLTAYVFDKLGYPVNPAPFVPRRDVIQAIKLGSAEKLIAFCRIVQQHSPIDSYVQPEPWEMPGYESKVVMAGGTFIEGSTLEFSADGPLREPYVVYCQGGTHWSHVAIALEALIDEIGPA, from the coding sequence ATGAACAGCTTATGTAAGCTGCGAGAAGCAGAACAGGCACTATTTCCGATTTTTTCTGGTATTGACGCCTCAGTCAAGCAAAATCTCAAAAGAGTTTTGGCCGCATTTCGACGCCATCGGGTAGGAGCCCATCATTTTGCTGGTGTTTCCGGTTACGGTCACGATGATACAGGACGGGAAACCCTAGACAAGGTGTTTGCGGACGTGATGGGTGCCGAAGCTGCTGCCGTGCGGGTGCAGTTTGTTTCCGGTACTCACGCGATCGCTTGTGCCTTATATGGTGTCCTTCGCCCTGGAGATGAGATGCTATCGGTAGTAGGTGCGCCCTACGACACGCTAGAAGAAGTAATTGGTTTACGGGGTCACGGTCAAGGCTCATTAATAGACTTTGGCATTAAATACCGGGAATTACCTCTGACTGGCGAAGGAACTGTAGACTGGAATGCCCTACCTCAAGTGATAGTGGACAATACTAAGTTGGTATTGATTCAGCGTTCCTGCGGTTATTCCTGGCGTCCGAGTCTCTCAGTTGCCGATATTGAAAAAATTATTTATATCGTTAAGCAACAAAATCCGAATACGGTTTGCTTTGTAGATAACTGTTATGGGGAGTTTATCGAAGAAAAAGAACCTACCCACGTGGGTGCTGATTTAATTGCCGGATCTTTGATTAAAAATCCCGGTGGTACGGTGGTAACGGCAGGTGGCTACGTAGCGGGTAAGGCAGATTTGGTGGAAGCGGCGGCTTGTCGCTTGACCGCGCCGGGAATTGGTAGTGCTGGCGGTGCTACCTTCGATCAAAATCGCCTGCTGTTTCAGGGACTATTTTTAGCGCCCCAAATGGTAGGTGAGGCGATGAAGGGAAATCATTTAACTGCTTACGTATTCGATAAGTTGGGTTATCCTGTAAATCCCGCGCCTTTTGTCCCCAGGCGGGATGTGATTCAAGCTATTAAGTTGGGATCTGCCGAAAAGTTGATTGCTTTTTGTCGGATCGTTCAACAACATTCGCCGATCGATTCTTACGTGCAACCGGAACCTTGGGAAATGCCCGGTTATGAGAGTAAGGTGGTGATGGCAGGCGGTACTTTTATCGAGGGCAGTACTTTGGAGTTTTCCGCTGATGGGCCATTACGCGAACCTTACGTAGTGTATTGTCAAGGGGGAACTCATTGGAGTCATGTTGCGATCGCCCTAGAAGCTTTAATCGATGAAATTGGCCCTGCATAG
- a CDS encoding pentapeptide repeat-containing protein — translation MERSFILRLYEMGERNFAGADLRGADLSGATLIEVNLAGANLTGANLSRAFLTKSNLSGAFLNWANVSFVKMSEGNLTDADLTKADLSGAFLVKSNLSRAKLSAANLSSVNLRGANLERANLCGANLEAINLRGANLKGANLSWAKLCGARLSGAILYGAFLNNVNLTGAFLNGVDLNGVDLNGVNLRDAKLSGTNLQGANLTAANFSEAQLKGASTIGSDLTGADLRQASLCQAKLNWSNLSKADLTKADLREANLLGAKIDRAEFTQAAMSERTHRYLCKIATGITPWTHRETKATLSSISIHSKQEIFS, via the coding sequence ATGGAACGTAGCTTCATACTCAGACTTTATGAAATGGGAGAAAGAAACTTTGCAGGCGCAGATTTACGAGGAGCCGATCTGAGCGGCGCTACCTTAATCGAAGTTAACTTAGCCGGAGCAAATTTAACCGGAGCTAACTTGAGCAGAGCTTTTCTCACCAAATCTAACTTAAGTGGTGCTTTTTTAAACTGGGCTAATGTTAGTTTTGTAAAAATGAGTGAAGGTAACTTGACAGATGCTGACTTAACCAAAGCTGACTTAAGCGGGGCTTTTTTAGTTAAATCTAATTTGAGCCGAGCTAAACTTAGTGCAGCCAATCTGAGTAGCGTCAACCTGAGAGGAGCAAATTTAGAAAGGGCTAATCTTTGTGGCGCTAATTTAGAAGCGATCAACCTGCGGGGAGCTAACCTAAAAGGAGCTAACCTGAGTTGGGCTAAGCTATGCGGTGCTAGACTGAGCGGGGCAATCCTCTACGGCGCATTTTTAAATAATGTCAACCTTACAGGTGCTTTCTTAAATGGTGTAGACCTGAATGGCGTTGATTTAAACGGAGTCAATCTGAGAGATGCAAAGTTGAGCGGGACTAACCTGCAAGGAGCGAATTTAACTGCGGCAAATTTTAGCGAAGCCCAATTAAAAGGAGCGAGCACGATCGGATCGGACTTAACGGGCGCAGATTTAAGGCAAGCATCTCTTTGCCAAGCTAAATTGAATTGGTCTAACTTAAGTAAAGCAGACTTGACAAAAGCAGACTTAAGGGAAGCCAATTTGCTAGGAGCAAAAATTGATAGAGCGGAGTTTACGCAAGCAGCGATGTCCGAGCGCACGCACCGCTATTTGTGTAAAATTGCTACGGGAATCACGCCCTGGACTCATCGAGAAACCAAAGCTACGCTCAGTTCGATTTCCATTCATTCTAAACAGGAAATTTTTAGCTAA
- the galE gene encoding UDP-glucose 4-epimerase GalE: MSQAKQTILVTGGAGYIGTHAVLALQNAGYEPIVLDNLVYGHRELVEDILKAKLIVGDTNDRALLDELFATYNIAAVMHFAAYIAVGESVVEPAKYYRNNVTGTLTLLEAMVAASVNKFVFSSTCAVYGEPQQVPIPEDHPFNPMSPYASSKLMVERILADFDVAYRLKSVIFRYFNAAGAEPKAMLGEDHEPETHLIPLVLQAALGKRQSVSILGTDYPTPDGTGVRDYIHVCDLADAHVLGIEYLLKGNNSQVFNLGNGNGFSVREVIEMAKSVTGRDFQVVESPRRPGDVPVLVGSSEKAKKNLGWSPNYPDLREIVAHAWQWHQKRHG; the protein is encoded by the coding sequence GTGTCGCAAGCTAAACAGACAATTCTAGTTACGGGGGGCGCTGGTTATATCGGCACCCATGCAGTGCTAGCCCTGCAAAATGCCGGGTATGAACCGATTGTTTTGGATAACTTGGTGTACGGTCATCGAGAATTAGTAGAAGATATTTTAAAGGCGAAATTAATCGTCGGCGATACGAACGATCGCGCTTTGTTAGATGAGCTATTTGCCACCTACAATATTGCCGCAGTCATGCACTTTGCTGCCTATATTGCTGTTGGCGAATCAGTAGTCGAACCAGCCAAATATTACCGCAACAACGTAACTGGTACTTTAACTTTACTAGAAGCAATGGTGGCAGCTTCAGTAAACAAGTTCGTGTTTTCTTCAACTTGTGCTGTTTATGGAGAGCCGCAGCAAGTTCCGATTCCAGAAGACCATCCTTTTAATCCCATGAGTCCTTACGCCAGCAGTAAGTTAATGGTAGAAAGAATTTTGGCCGATTTTGATGTAGCTTATCGACTAAAATCCGTGATTTTTCGCTATTTCAATGCGGCTGGTGCAGAACCAAAAGCGATGCTGGGAGAAGATCACGAACCAGAAACTCATTTAATTCCCTTGGTACTTCAGGCAGCTTTAGGCAAGCGTCAATCCGTGAGCATTCTCGGTACCGATTACCCAACTCCTGATGGTACTGGCGTGCGCGATTACATCCATGTTTGCGATTTAGCAGATGCTCACGTTTTAGGAATTGAATATTTACTTAAAGGAAATAATAGTCAAGTTTTTAATTTAGGAAATGGCAATGGATTTTCCGTCAGAGAAGTAATTGAAATGGCTAAATCAGTCACGGGGCGCGATTTTCAAGTTGTGGAAAGTCCTCGCCGTCCCGGTGACGTACCTGTTTTGGTTGGTAGTAGCGAAAAAGCGAAAAAAAATCTGGGTTGGTCGCCCAATTACCCAGATTTGAGGGAGATAGTTGCTCATGCTTGGCAATGGCATCAAAAACGTCACGGATAA
- a CDS encoding acyl-CoA desaturase has product MTLATSTKLHLDWPVILFMAAIHIVAIFAFLPGNFSWAAVGLAVFLHWVTGGLGITLGYHRLVTHRSFETPKWLEYLLVFFGTLSCQGGPIEWVGMHRLHHLHSDKDKDPHDSNKGFLWSHLGWMLYELPQREEVARFTKDIAEDPVYQFLQKYFILLQVLLGVVLYLLGGWPFVLWGIFVRLVAVYHCTWLVNSATHKFGYRSHESDDRSTNCWWVALLVYGEGWHNNHHAFQYSARHGLQWWEIDMTWMTIQLLQFLGLATNIKLAPKESNG; this is encoded by the coding sequence ATGACGCTTGCCACTTCGACTAAACTTCACCTAGATTGGCCTGTTATATTGTTCATGGCCGCGATTCATATCGTTGCCATCTTCGCCTTCCTCCCCGGCAACTTTAGCTGGGCAGCAGTAGGATTAGCCGTTTTCCTGCATTGGGTAACAGGTGGTTTGGGAATCACTTTAGGGTATCACCGCTTAGTCACCCATCGCAGTTTTGAGACTCCCAAGTGGCTGGAATATCTTTTAGTTTTCTTCGGCACTTTATCTTGCCAAGGGGGGCCGATCGAATGGGTCGGTATGCACCGCTTGCATCATTTGCATTCAGATAAAGACAAAGATCCTCATGACTCCAATAAAGGATTTTTATGGAGTCATTTGGGCTGGATGCTTTACGAGCTACCCCAAAGAGAAGAAGTTGCTCGTTTTACCAAAGACATTGCAGAAGATCCAGTTTATCAGTTTTTACAAAAGTATTTTATTCTTCTCCAAGTTCTTCTTGGCGTAGTGCTTTACTTGCTGGGTGGCTGGCCTTTTGTACTGTGGGGCATCTTCGTTCGCTTAGTGGCAGTTTATCACTGCACTTGGCTGGTTAACAGCGCTACCCATAAATTTGGTTATCGCAGTCATGAGTCTGACGATCGATCCACCAACTGCTGGTGGGTAGCATTACTCGTCTACGGAGAAGGTTGGCACAATAATCATCACGCTTTTCAATACTCCGCCCGTCACGGTTTGCAGTGGTGGGAAATTGATATGACCTGGATGACAATTCAGTTATTACAATTTCTTGGCTTAGCCACCAATATTAAACTAGCTCCCAAGGAAAGTAATGGCTAG